One genomic region from Thermodesulfobacteriota bacterium encodes:
- the tyrS gene encoding tyrosine--tRNA ligase encodes MSARDIESAVAGIRRGAVEIIQEDELRRKLLESEKTGVPLKVKAGFDPTAPDLHLGHTVLIQKMKHFQDLGHEIFFLIGDYTGMIGDPSGKSETRKALTREEVAANAETYKEQIFKILDPEKTKIVFNSAWMEKLSAMQLIELAAQYTVARMLEREDFHKRFVTQKPISIHEFLYPLMQGYDSVALRADVEIGGTDQKFNLLVGRELQRLYGQDPQVVITMPLLEGLDGVNKMSKSLNNYIGITESSKEMFGKIMSVSDELMFRYYELLSDVAALEVDQLKEKMVSGEEHPKEIKKRLAVELVARFHGMHEAKRAAEAFDAQFSLREIPTDIEEVVLERASGDNVWLPRLLKETGFCQSTSEARRLIKQGAVEIDGRRVEDVDKSILPTGEYIIKVGKRRIQRIIFK; translated from the coding sequence ATGAGCGCCAGGGATATCGAGTCCGCTGTTGCCGGTATCAGGCGGGGAGCGGTTGAGATTATACAAGAGGATGAGCTGCGGCGTAAGTTACTGGAGTCGGAGAAAACAGGTGTCCCCCTGAAGGTCAAGGCCGGTTTTGACCCGACGGCGCCGGACTTACACCTGGGCCATACCGTACTGATACAGAAGATGAAGCACTTTCAGGACCTAGGCCATGAGATTTTCTTTCTAATTGGTGATTATACCGGAATGATCGGCGATCCTTCGGGTAAGTCAGAGACCCGAAAGGCCTTGACCCGTGAAGAGGTGGCCGCTAATGCGGAAACCTATAAAGAACAAATATTCAAGATACTGGACCCGGAAAAGACGAAGATAGTTTTCAATAGCGCGTGGATGGAAAAACTGTCCGCCATGCAGCTCATTGAGCTGGCTGCACAATATACCGTAGCACGGATGTTGGAGCGAGAGGATTTCCACAAACGTTTTGTGACCCAGAAGCCCATTAGTATCCATGAGTTCCTATATCCATTGATGCAAGGATACGACTCTGTTGCCTTAAGGGCCGATGTAGAGATCGGGGGAACCGATCAGAAATTTAACCTGCTGGTAGGGCGCGAGCTGCAAAGGCTATACGGGCAAGATCCCCAGGTAGTTATAACCATGCCGCTTTTAGAGGGGCTGGACGGTGTGAACAAAATGAGCAAGTCTCTTAACAACTATATAGGTATCACTGAGTCGTCTAAAGAGATGTTCGGTAAGATCATGTCTGTCTCAGATGAACTAATGTTTCGTTATTATGAGTTGTTGAGCGATGTTGCTGCCTTGGAAGTAGATCAGTTGAAGGAAAAAATGGTTTCGGGTGAGGAGCACCCCAAAGAGATCAAGAAACGTCTGGCCGTGGAGCTGGTAGCCAGATTCCATGGGATGCATGAGGCGAAGCGGGCTGCCGAGGCGTTTGATGCACAGTTTAGTCTGCGCGAGATACCAACAGATATAGAAGAGGTAGTCCTTGAGAGGGCTTCGGGAGATAACGTCTGGCTGCCACGGCTACTTAAAGAAACGGGTTTTTGCCAGAGCACGTCTGAGGCCCGGAGGCTTATTAAGCAGGGTGCAGTGGAGATAGATGGCCGGCGTGTGGAAGATGTTGATAAGTCAATTCTGCCCACAGGAGAATATATTATAAAAGTAGGCAAAAGGCGCATTCAGAGGATTATATTTAAGTAA